In one Bordetella pertussis 18323 genomic region, the following are encoded:
- a CDS encoding YybH family protein, which translates to MFATPDEAEHAFYEALEHADLDRLMQVWSDDEEIACIHPGGLRIVGHTAVHESWQQVLANGPLHLRPLRPLVMQSMMCAVHVLVEQVTVMTREGAQFANCYATNAYHKGPAGWRMVLHHASQAPAEAGVLDLHDFPDRLH; encoded by the coding sequence ATGTTTGCCACGCCCGACGAAGCCGAACACGCGTTCTACGAAGCACTGGAACATGCCGACCTGGATCGTCTGATGCAGGTCTGGTCCGACGACGAGGAAATCGCCTGCATCCATCCAGGCGGCCTGCGTATCGTCGGGCACACGGCCGTCCATGAGTCGTGGCAGCAGGTCCTGGCCAACGGGCCGCTGCACCTGCGGCCGCTGCGGCCGCTGGTCATGCAAAGCATGATGTGCGCCGTGCATGTGCTGGTCGAACAAGTGACGGTAATGACGCGCGAAGGCGCGCAGTTCGCCAATTGCTACGCCACCAACGCCTATCACAAGGGGCCGGCCGGCTGGCGCATGGTGCTGCACCATGCCTCGCAGGCGCCGGCCGAGGCCGGGGTGCTCGACCTGCACGACTTCCCCGACCGTCTCCACTAA
- a CDS encoding zinc-finger domain-containing protein — translation MTAAAQAAVPAHDAIEVGAEDLPVYCPGPKAPLWSMHPRVFLDVTHTGQASCPYCGAAYRLKPGTVVHGH, via the coding sequence ATGACCGCCGCCGCCCAAGCCGCCGTCCCCGCCCACGACGCCATCGAAGTCGGGGCCGAAGACCTGCCCGTGTACTGCCCGGGCCCGAAAGCGCCCCTGTGGAGCATGCATCCGCGCGTCTTCCTCGACGTCACCCATACCGGCCAGGCCAGCTGCCCGTACTGTGGCGCCGCCTACCGCCTCAAGCCCGGCACGGTCGTCCACGGCCACTGA